A stretch of the Ananas comosus cultivar F153 linkage group 14, ASM154086v1, whole genome shotgun sequence genome encodes the following:
- the LOC109720631 gene encoding diacylglycerol kinase 5-like isoform X2: protein MDSEVDHNGAGTCHPLEDFYIPDYILVPESEQGSISSEPSCPVIVFINSKSGGQLGGDLIKTYRELLNKLQVFDLGEEAPDKVLHKLYRNFERLKSLGDIGAANIQKNLRLIVAGGDGTASWLLGVVSDLKLAQPPPIATVPLGTGNNLPFSFGWGKKNPGTDHESVKSFLFQVKKATDMKIDSWHIVMRMRAPKEGTCDPIAPLELPHSLHAFQRVSSADSLNVEGYHTFRGGFWNYFSMGMDAQVSYAFHSERKLHPEKFKNQLINQGTYAKLGCTQGWFLASLFHPSSRNIAQLAKVKIMKKPSQWEDLHIPRSIRSIVCLNLPSFSGGLNPWGTPNKKKVRDRDLTAPYVDDGLLEVVGFRDAWHGLVLIAPNGHGTRLAQAHRIRFEFHKGAADHTFMRIDGEPWKQPLPEDDDTVVVEISHLGQVNMLAAQHCKAKSINDPSTPSAGSSSGHFDEDSCEDSEDEWEGERRKFGAAETFKIPEEIDIAHLS, encoded by the exons ATGGATTCGGAAGTGGACCACAACGGTGCTGGGACATGCCATCCATTGGAGGACTTCTATATCCCTGATTACATACTGGTACCAGAGTCCGAACAAGGAAGCATTAGTTCCGAACCTTCTTGCCCTGTGATAGTCTTCATCAACTCTAAAAGCGGTGGTCAGCTTGGAGGTGATCTAATTAAAACATATCGCGAGCTTCTTAATAAATTACAG GTTTTTGACCTCGGAGAGGAGGCTCCAGATAAGGTGCTGCACAAATTATATCGCAACTTCGAAAGACTCAAGTCCCTCGGAGATATTGGTGCTGCAAATATTCAGAAGAATTTGAGATTAATT GTTGCGGGTGGTGATGGCACTGCAAGTTGGCTGCTTGGAGTGGTCAGCGATCTTAAACTTGCTCAACCACCTCCCATTGCTACAGTGCCTCTGGGAACAGGAAACAACCTTCCCTTTTCTTTCGGATGG GGTAAGAAAAATCCTGGTACAGATCATGAGTCTGTAAAGTCTTTCCTCTTTCAAGTGAAGAAAGCAACAGACATGAAAATTGACAG ttGGCATATTGTTATGAGGATGAGGGCTCCCAAGGAAGGTACCTGTGATCCAATCGCGCCGCTTGAATTACCACATTCCTTGCATGCATTTCAGCGTGTGTCAAGTGCAGACTCATTGAATGTG GAAGGCTATCACACATTTCGCGGCGGATTTTGGAACTACTTCAGTATGG GAATGGATGCCCAAGTATCCTATGCATTTCATTCTGAGCGGAAGCTGCACCCTGAGAAGTTCAAAAATCAGCTAATCAATCAG GGTACATATGCTAAGCTTGGATGCACGCAAGGATGGTTTTTGGCTTCTCTATTTCATCCTTCTTCAAG GAATATTGCTCAACTTGCAAAGGTGAAGATCATGAAAAAGCCTAGTCAGTGGGAAGATCTTCACATCCCTCGGAG CATTAGATCCATCGTCTGCCTCAACTTACCGAGCTTTTCTGGAGGTTTAAATCCTTGGGGAACTCCTAATAAGAAAAAAGTGCGAGAT AGGGACCTTACCGCACCGTATGTTGATGATGGCCTTCTCGAGGTTGTCGGCTTCCGAGATGCTTGGCATGGGCTGGTGTTGATTGCTCCCAATGGTCATGGCACTCGTCTTGCACAG GCGCATCGGATTCGTTTCGAGTTCCACAAAGGCGCAGCAGACCACACATTCATGAGGATTGATGGGGAGCCGTGGAAGCAGCCGCTTCCCGAGGACGACGACACCGTAGTGGTAGAGATCTCTCACCTCGGTCAGGTGAACATGCTCGCCGCCCAGCACTGCAAAGCGAAAAGCATCAACGACCCCTCGACGCCATCGGCGGGTAGCAGCAGTGGTCATTTTGATGAAGACAGTTGCGAAGATTCTGAGGATGAATGGGAGGGAGAGAGGCGGAAATTTGGTGCGGCGGAGACTTTCAAAATTCCCGAAGAGATTGACATTGCTCATCTCAGTTAA
- the LOC109720631 gene encoding diacylglycerol kinase 5-like isoform X1, which yields MMDSEVDHNGAGTCHPLEDFYIPDYILVPESEQGSISSEPSCPVIVFINSKSGGQLGGDLIKTYRELLNKLQVFDLGEEAPDKVLHKLYRNFERLKSLGDIGAANIQKNLRLIVAGGDGTASWLLGVVSDLKLAQPPPIATVPLGTGNNLPFSFGWGKKNPGTDHESVKSFLFQVKKATDMKIDSWHIVMRMRAPKEGTCDPIAPLELPHSLHAFQRVSSADSLNVEGYHTFRGGFWNYFSMGMDAQVSYAFHSERKLHPEKFKNQLINQGTYAKLGCTQGWFLASLFHPSSRNIAQLAKVKIMKKPSQWEDLHIPRSIRSIVCLNLPSFSGGLNPWGTPNKKKVRDRDLTAPYVDDGLLEVVGFRDAWHGLVLIAPNGHGTRLAQAHRIRFEFHKGAADHTFMRIDGEPWKQPLPEDDDTVVVEISHLGQVNMLAAQHCKAKSINDPSTPSAGSSSGHFDEDSCEDSEDEWEGERRKFGAAETFKIPEEIDIAHLS from the exons AT GATGGATTCGGAAGTGGACCACAACGGTGCTGGGACATGCCATCCATTGGAGGACTTCTATATCCCTGATTACATACTGGTACCAGAGTCCGAACAAGGAAGCATTAGTTCCGAACCTTCTTGCCCTGTGATAGTCTTCATCAACTCTAAAAGCGGTGGTCAGCTTGGAGGTGATCTAATTAAAACATATCGCGAGCTTCTTAATAAATTACAG GTTTTTGACCTCGGAGAGGAGGCTCCAGATAAGGTGCTGCACAAATTATATCGCAACTTCGAAAGACTCAAGTCCCTCGGAGATATTGGTGCTGCAAATATTCAGAAGAATTTGAGATTAATT GTTGCGGGTGGTGATGGCACTGCAAGTTGGCTGCTTGGAGTGGTCAGCGATCTTAAACTTGCTCAACCACCTCCCATTGCTACAGTGCCTCTGGGAACAGGAAACAACCTTCCCTTTTCTTTCGGATGG GGTAAGAAAAATCCTGGTACAGATCATGAGTCTGTAAAGTCTTTCCTCTTTCAAGTGAAGAAAGCAACAGACATGAAAATTGACAG ttGGCATATTGTTATGAGGATGAGGGCTCCCAAGGAAGGTACCTGTGATCCAATCGCGCCGCTTGAATTACCACATTCCTTGCATGCATTTCAGCGTGTGTCAAGTGCAGACTCATTGAATGTG GAAGGCTATCACACATTTCGCGGCGGATTTTGGAACTACTTCAGTATGG GAATGGATGCCCAAGTATCCTATGCATTTCATTCTGAGCGGAAGCTGCACCCTGAGAAGTTCAAAAATCAGCTAATCAATCAG GGTACATATGCTAAGCTTGGATGCACGCAAGGATGGTTTTTGGCTTCTCTATTTCATCCTTCTTCAAG GAATATTGCTCAACTTGCAAAGGTGAAGATCATGAAAAAGCCTAGTCAGTGGGAAGATCTTCACATCCCTCGGAG CATTAGATCCATCGTCTGCCTCAACTTACCGAGCTTTTCTGGAGGTTTAAATCCTTGGGGAACTCCTAATAAGAAAAAAGTGCGAGAT AGGGACCTTACCGCACCGTATGTTGATGATGGCCTTCTCGAGGTTGTCGGCTTCCGAGATGCTTGGCATGGGCTGGTGTTGATTGCTCCCAATGGTCATGGCACTCGTCTTGCACAG GCGCATCGGATTCGTTTCGAGTTCCACAAAGGCGCAGCAGACCACACATTCATGAGGATTGATGGGGAGCCGTGGAAGCAGCCGCTTCCCGAGGACGACGACACCGTAGTGGTAGAGATCTCTCACCTCGGTCAGGTGAACATGCTCGCCGCCCAGCACTGCAAAGCGAAAAGCATCAACGACCCCTCGACGCCATCGGCGGGTAGCAGCAGTGGTCATTTTGATGAAGACAGTTGCGAAGATTCTGAGGATGAATGGGAGGGAGAGAGGCGGAAATTTGGTGCGGCGGAGACTTTCAAAATTCCCGAAGAGATTGACATTGCTCATCTCAGTTAA
- the LOC109720093 gene encoding aromatic-L-amino-acid decarboxylase-like, translated as MGSIDANLATSFLGGFKPLDLDDLRTQLHQAVDFITDYYKHVDSHPVLAQVEPGYLRRILPPTPPGPAAAFDSVLHELRRGVLPGMTHWASPSFFAYFPATNSAASLAGDLVASALNPVAFTWLASPAATELEALVLDWLAHLLRLPQRFHHGGAGRGGGVLLATTSEAMLCTLVAARDAALRRAGGGAGVAALPRLVAYGSDQTHSTFVKACRIAGFDPALVRCVATRPESEFALEPARLREAMEADAAAGLVPAYVCVTVGTTSSTAVDPVGPIAEVASLFGAWVHVDAAYAGSACICPEFRGYLDGVERADSVSLSPHKWLLTCLDCTCLWVRDTRPLTEALETDPEYLRNGPSESGRVTDLKDLQVGVGRRFRGLKLWMVLRAYGADNLQAHIRGDVDMARAFEGMCFRLRPRGGMGEEQAAAENRKLLELINASGRAYMTHTVLGPKYVLRFAVGSTLTEHRHVAQAWELIKEMAHAVIMSTTVTTTTTAAAALPPPPPMLLLLLLLQQRGRSLTIRRMKPYCYSRLISQLGDY; from the coding sequence atgggGAGCATCGACGCCAACCTCGCCACGTCCTTCCTCGGCGGCTTTAAGCCGTTGGATCTGGACGACCTCAGGACCCAGCTCCACCAGGCCGTGGACTTCATCACGGACTACTACAAGCACGTCGACTCCCACCCGGTGCTCGCCCAGGTGGAGCCCGGCTACCTCCGCCGCATCCTCCCTCCGACGCCGCCCGGCCCAGCCGCCGCCTTCGACTCCGTCCTCCACGAGCTCCGCCGCGGCGTGCTGCCCGGGATGACCCACTGGGCCAGCCCCAGCTTCTTCGCCTACTTCCCCGCCACCAACAGCGccgcctccctcgccggcgacctCGTCGCCTCCGCCCTCAACCCCGTCGCCTTCACGTGGCTCGCCTCCCCGGCCGCCACCGAGCTCGAGGCCCTCGTCCTCGACTGGCTCGCCCATCTCCTGCGGCTCCCGCAGCGCTTCCACCACGGCGGCGCCGGCCGCGGCGGAGGCGTCCTCCTCGCCACCACCAGCGAGGCCATGCTCTGCACCCTCGTCGCCGCGCGCGACGCGGCCCTGCGCCGCGCCGGGGGCGGTGCCGGTGTGGCCGCGCTCCCCCGCCTCGTGGCCTACGGCTCGGACCAGACCCACTCCACGTTCGTCAAGGCGTGCAGGATAGCCGGGTTCGACCCGGCCCTCGTCCGCTGCGTGGCCACCCGGCCCGAGTCCGAGTTCGCGCTCGAGCCCGCGCGGCTGCGCGAGGCCATGGAGGCGGACGCGGCAGCCGGGCTGGTGCCCGCGTACGTGTGCGTCACGGTGGGGACCACCTCGTCCACGGCCGTCGACCCCGTGGGGCCGATCGCGGAGGTGGCGTCCCTCTTCGGCGCGTGGGTGCACGTGGACGCGGCGTACGCGGGCAGCGCGTGCATCTGCCCGGAGTTCCGGGGCTACCTGGACGGCGTGGAGCGGGCGGACTCGGTGAGCCTGAGCCCGCACAAGTGGCTGCTCACGTGCCTCGACTGCACGTGCCTGTGGGTGCGGGACACGCGCCCGCTGACCGAGGCGCTGGAGACGGACCCGGAGTACCTGCGGAACGGGCCCAGCGAGTCCGGGCGCGTGACGGACCTCAAGGACCTGCAGGTGGGCGTGGGGCGGCGCTTCCGCGGGCTGAAGCTGTGGATGGTGCTCCGGGCCTACGGGGCCGACAACCTGCAGGCCCACATACGCGGCGACGTGGACATGGCCCGGGCGTTCGAGGGGATGTGCTTCCGGCTGAGGCCGCGGGGGGGGATGGGGGAGgagcaggcggcggcggagaaccGCAAGCTGCTGGAGCTGATCAACGCGAGCGGGAGGGCGTACATGACGCACACGGTGCTCGGGCCCAAGTACGTGCTCCGCTTCGCCGTCGGATCCACCCTCACGGAGCACCGACACGTGGCGCAGGCCTGGGAGCTCATCAAGGAGATGGCTCATGCTGTCATCATGAGTACTACCGTTACCACTACCactaccgccgccgccgctttgccgccaccaccaccaatgctgctgctcctgctgctgctgcagcagcgcGGTCGGAGCCTCACGATCCGCCGCATGAAACCATATTGTTATTCACGATTAATTAGCCAGCTCGGTGACTATTGA